A single Cucumis melo cultivar AY chromosome 4, USDA_Cmelo_AY_1.0, whole genome shotgun sequence DNA region contains:
- the LOC103494924 gene encoding DDRGK domain-containing protein 1 isoform X1 translates to MEEFLVAVLSMLLVVALVPLFLWRRYQDSRSGHAHEDEDQVPQRETVVRATGGGRRMRRRPAMAASSSNAGAFVEDNADGSDDEIAAEEYHGGRVLKKKEKKRQEREAQRQAEQASRDSRLTKQDRYAEIRRKKDEEREGQERLLEEEAKARKAKEEEAAALEFEKWKGAFSVDAEGTTEAEVEGGNQDLLTAFVEYIKSHKCVPLEDLAAEFKLRTQYISLMQECINRITSLESMGRLSGVMDDRGKYIYISKEEMQAVADFIKRQGRVSISHLASKSNQFIDLEPKSQLGEEINVEEIAVS, encoded by the exons ATGGAGGAATTTCTTGTGGCAGTTCTCTCGATGCTTCTTGTTGTTGCATTGGTTCCTCTGTTTCTTTGGCGACGCTATCAGGACTCCCGCTCCGGTCATGCACATGAAGATGAGGATCAG GTTCCTCAGAGAGAAACGGTGGTTCGTGCTACTGGTGGTGGACGTCGTATGCGCCGGAGACCTGCTATGGCTGCTAGTTCGTCGAATGCAGGGGCATTTGTGGAAG ATAATGCTGATGGAAGTGATGATGAAATTGCCGCTGAAGAATACCATGGGGGAAGGGtgttgaagaagaaagaaaagaagcgACAAGAGCGGGAGGCGCAAAGACAG GCCGAACAAGCTTCCCGTGACTCAAGGTTGACCAAACAAGATCGTTATGCAGAAATACGGAGGAAAAAAGATGAGGAGCGTGAAGGGCAGGAACGGTTACTG GAAGAAGAAGCCAAGGCACGAAAGGCCAAGGAGGAAGAGGCTGCTGCACTTGAGTTTGAGAAGTGGAAAGGGGCATTTTCAGTTGATGCTGAAGGTACAACTGAAGCTGAAGTGGAAGGTGGAAATCAAGATTTGCTGACTGCTTTTGTGGAATATATAAAG AGTCATAAATGTGTTCCATTGGAAGATCTTGCTGCAGAATTTAAATTAAGAACTCAG TATATTTCACTAATGCAGGAATGTATTAATCGGATCACCTCCCTGGAGAGTATGG GCCGACTTTCTGGCGTTATGGATGATAGAGGAAAATACATATACATTTCAAAGGAAGAAATGCAAGCGGTAGCTGATTTCATCAAGCGTCAGGGAAGGGTTAGTATTTCACATCTAGCTAGTAAGTCCAACCAGTTCATTGATTTGGAACCAAAATCCCAATTGGGTGAGGAAATCAATGTTGAGGAGATAGCTGTCTCTTAA
- the LOC103494924 gene encoding DDRGK domain-containing protein 1 isoform X2: MEEFLVAVLSMLLVVALVPLFLWRRYQDSRSGHAHEDEDQVPQRETVVRATGGGRRMRRRPAMAASSSNAGAFVEDNADGSDDEIAAEEYHGGRVLKKKEKKRQEREAQRQAEQASRDSRLTKQDRYAEIRRKKDEEREGQERLLEEEAKARKAKEEEAAALEFEKWKGAFSVDAEGTTEAEVEGGNQDLLTAFVEYIKSHKCVPLEDLAAEFKLRTQECINRITSLESMGRLSGVMDDRGKYIYISKEEMQAVADFIKRQGRVSISHLASKSNQFIDLEPKSQLGEEINVEEIAVS; this comes from the exons ATGGAGGAATTTCTTGTGGCAGTTCTCTCGATGCTTCTTGTTGTTGCATTGGTTCCTCTGTTTCTTTGGCGACGCTATCAGGACTCCCGCTCCGGTCATGCACATGAAGATGAGGATCAG GTTCCTCAGAGAGAAACGGTGGTTCGTGCTACTGGTGGTGGACGTCGTATGCGCCGGAGACCTGCTATGGCTGCTAGTTCGTCGAATGCAGGGGCATTTGTGGAAG ATAATGCTGATGGAAGTGATGATGAAATTGCCGCTGAAGAATACCATGGGGGAAGGGtgttgaagaagaaagaaaagaagcgACAAGAGCGGGAGGCGCAAAGACAG GCCGAACAAGCTTCCCGTGACTCAAGGTTGACCAAACAAGATCGTTATGCAGAAATACGGAGGAAAAAAGATGAGGAGCGTGAAGGGCAGGAACGGTTACTG GAAGAAGAAGCCAAGGCACGAAAGGCCAAGGAGGAAGAGGCTGCTGCACTTGAGTTTGAGAAGTGGAAAGGGGCATTTTCAGTTGATGCTGAAGGTACAACTGAAGCTGAAGTGGAAGGTGGAAATCAAGATTTGCTGACTGCTTTTGTGGAATATATAAAG AGTCATAAATGTGTTCCATTGGAAGATCTTGCTGCAGAATTTAAATTAAGAACTCAG GAATGTATTAATCGGATCACCTCCCTGGAGAGTATGG GCCGACTTTCTGGCGTTATGGATGATAGAGGAAAATACATATACATTTCAAAGGAAGAAATGCAAGCGGTAGCTGATTTCATCAAGCGTCAGGGAAGGGTTAGTATTTCACATCTAGCTAGTAAGTCCAACCAGTTCATTGATTTGGAACCAAAATCCCAATTGGGTGAGGAAATCAATGTTGAGGAGATAGCTGTCTCTTAA
- the LOC103494924 gene encoding DDRGK domain-containing protein 1 isoform X4 gives MEEFLVAVLSMLLVVALVPLFLWRRYQDSRSGHAHEDEDQVPQRETVVRATGGGRRMRRRPAMAASSSNAGAFVEDNADGSDDEIAAEEYHGGRVLKKKEKKRQEREAQRQAEQASRDSRLTKQDRYAEIRRKKDEEREGQERLLEEEAKARKAKEEEAAALEFEKWKGAFSVDAEGTTEAEVEGGNQDLLTAFVEYIKSHKCVPLEDLAAEFKLRTQECINRITSLESMDIASNANCHSDRTNAQIL, from the exons ATGGAGGAATTTCTTGTGGCAGTTCTCTCGATGCTTCTTGTTGTTGCATTGGTTCCTCTGTTTCTTTGGCGACGCTATCAGGACTCCCGCTCCGGTCATGCACATGAAGATGAGGATCAG GTTCCTCAGAGAGAAACGGTGGTTCGTGCTACTGGTGGTGGACGTCGTATGCGCCGGAGACCTGCTATGGCTGCTAGTTCGTCGAATGCAGGGGCATTTGTGGAAG ATAATGCTGATGGAAGTGATGATGAAATTGCCGCTGAAGAATACCATGGGGGAAGGGtgttgaagaagaaagaaaagaagcgACAAGAGCGGGAGGCGCAAAGACAG GCCGAACAAGCTTCCCGTGACTCAAGGTTGACCAAACAAGATCGTTATGCAGAAATACGGAGGAAAAAAGATGAGGAGCGTGAAGGGCAGGAACGGTTACTG GAAGAAGAAGCCAAGGCACGAAAGGCCAAGGAGGAAGAGGCTGCTGCACTTGAGTTTGAGAAGTGGAAAGGGGCATTTTCAGTTGATGCTGAAGGTACAACTGAAGCTGAAGTGGAAGGTGGAAATCAAGATTTGCTGACTGCTTTTGTGGAATATATAAAG AGTCATAAATGTGTTCCATTGGAAGATCTTGCTGCAGAATTTAAATTAAGAACTCAG GAATGTATTAATCGGATCACCTCCCTGGAGAGTATGG ATATCGCAAGTAACGCTAATTGCCATTCTGATCGAACAAATGCACAAATTTTATAG
- the LOC103494924 gene encoding DDRGK domain-containing protein 1 isoform X3 produces MEEFLVAVLSMLLVVALVPLFLWRRYQDSRSGHAHEDEDQVPQRETVVRATGGGRRMRRRPAMAASSSNAGAFVEDNADGSDDEIAAEEYHGGRVLKKKEKKRQEREAQRQAEQASRDSRLTKQDRYAEIRRKKDEEREGQERLLEEEAKARKAKEEEAAALEFEKWKGAFSVDAEGTTEAEVEGGNQDLLTAFVEYIKSHKCVPLEDLAAEFKLRTQYISLMQECINRITSLESMDIASNANCHSDRTNAQIL; encoded by the exons ATGGAGGAATTTCTTGTGGCAGTTCTCTCGATGCTTCTTGTTGTTGCATTGGTTCCTCTGTTTCTTTGGCGACGCTATCAGGACTCCCGCTCCGGTCATGCACATGAAGATGAGGATCAG GTTCCTCAGAGAGAAACGGTGGTTCGTGCTACTGGTGGTGGACGTCGTATGCGCCGGAGACCTGCTATGGCTGCTAGTTCGTCGAATGCAGGGGCATTTGTGGAAG ATAATGCTGATGGAAGTGATGATGAAATTGCCGCTGAAGAATACCATGGGGGAAGGGtgttgaagaagaaagaaaagaagcgACAAGAGCGGGAGGCGCAAAGACAG GCCGAACAAGCTTCCCGTGACTCAAGGTTGACCAAACAAGATCGTTATGCAGAAATACGGAGGAAAAAAGATGAGGAGCGTGAAGGGCAGGAACGGTTACTG GAAGAAGAAGCCAAGGCACGAAAGGCCAAGGAGGAAGAGGCTGCTGCACTTGAGTTTGAGAAGTGGAAAGGGGCATTTTCAGTTGATGCTGAAGGTACAACTGAAGCTGAAGTGGAAGGTGGAAATCAAGATTTGCTGACTGCTTTTGTGGAATATATAAAG AGTCATAAATGTGTTCCATTGGAAGATCTTGCTGCAGAATTTAAATTAAGAACTCAG TATATTTCACTAATGCAGGAATGTATTAATCGGATCACCTCCCTGGAGAGTATGG ATATCGCAAGTAACGCTAATTGCCATTCTGATCGAACAAATGCACAAATTTTATAG